The Trichoderma breve strain T069 chromosome 2, whole genome shotgun sequence DNA segment GCAAATGACTGTAGCTGATCCACACCACGATTTAGCCGCGCCTTACCATCGACAACCTTACCTTAGTAGGCATGTAGGTGATGCCTCTTGTGGATGACCTTTTATGTAGTCGATCGTTGGAATTCAGATTCTCCTTGTAGATAGCCAGTCGCTTTTCCAGCAGTCAAGTTGCCATAAGCACTCTGTCTGGAGTCGACAACTTTGACCTGTAACATTTCAGTATCACCACCGGCGATTTCCATCACGCAAGTATCCAACTTTTCCGGTTTAAAAATTGGACCAGCGGACGTGGAAGGCCGAACAACGGGGCCCACAGACTCTGAGCCGTCTAGGTCCAACGCAATCGGAATCGGATGTCGGCCGAATGACCGCAACTGTTTCCATCTGGATATATATGACTGACGCTGCTCCGTACCCCGGACGCCCTCTCTGCCTACCACACTGCATTGCATTGAGCGCGCGTCTGGCTGTAATTTGAACTCGGCCTTCGTATCATGACCATAGTTGATTCATGAAAGAACTTCACCTACCATTCACCTATTCTGTGCCGCGGAGATTCATTATTCTTTGCTAGGATCCAAACAGCGACATCGGCATCATTCTAACAACACCCAACGACTGTAAAGTCTCAAGCATCGACTGTGTACGAGTTACGCCCGTGGAATAGTAATTCGTTTTGCTCAACCAAAGGGAGAATATTCGACTCGACTCCCGGTTCCAATCTAGTGAACACCAACAAAAGCCGAAGAACCGAGGCATCTGTGCCATCATGGCACTTACACAACCAACGACAGGCCTAGGGTCTGCTGAAGCGTCTTCCACGGAGGGAGACGTTACCGAGGGAGACTTTACCTTAGAACCAAAAATCGAATCAAAAATCGAAACGCCTGGCCACAATGCTCAAGAAATGCCCGCTATTGAAGCACAGGCTACAGCTGATGCCACCTCAGAACCTCCGCCGGACGGGGGTCTCAGGGCGTGGCTTCAGATTGTTGCCGGgcatctcgtcgtcttcaacaCATGGGGTTacatcatcagcttcggcaTCTTCCAACCATACTACATGGATATGCTCAACCTCCCGGCCTCAGCCGTGTCTTGGATCGGGAGCATCCAGACCTGCCTACTATTTCTCATTGGCACCTTCTCTGGACGTGCCTTTGATGCTGGATACACCAGGACATTCCTGATAATAGGATTCATCATGCAGGTGGTGGGCATTTTCACGACGAGCGTCTCGACCACATACTGGCAGCTGTTCCTTGCGCAGGGAATTTGCCAGGGCTTGGGCTGTGGGCTTGTCTTTGCACCGACGATTGCCAACATGTCGACATACTTCTCTAAGAAGAAGATCCTGGCCTTGTCGGCGGCTGCTTGCGGCGGTGGAACTGGAGGCGTTGTCTTCCCCTTGATTGCGCAGCAGCTGATTCCCAAGGTCGGATTCCGCTGGACGGTCCGAGTCATGGGATTTGTGGTTTTGGCCAGCagcgtcatcatcatttcgCTCATGAGGACGAGGCTGCCGCCGCGAAAGGCTGGGCCTCTGGTTGACTGGTCTGCTTTCAAAGAGTTGACCTATGTCTTGTTTGCTATTAGCATGTTCATCACGCTCTGGGCAACGTATTTTGCATACTACTACGTAAGTCTTGTTCTGCCCTTTGGATCTCATATAAAACGTTTCTAACAGCAGTCATTAGGCACGCCCGTACTCAATAGATCGACTCGACGGATCTCAATCGACATCTTTTAATATGCTCATGATCATCAATGCCATTGGCATTCCAGGACGACTTGTACCGGCTTTCCTGGCTGACCGATACTTTGGAGCTGTCAATATGTTCATCCCCACGATCTTGGCCGCGGCCATTTGCATATTTGCTTGGGCGGGTGTCAATTCCATCACTGGAGATTACATCTGGgtcgtcttctttggcttcttcggcGCCGGCATCCAGGGCATGTTCCCCGCGACAACAGCCGGGCTGACCAAGGACCTGAGCAAGGCTGGTGTGCGAATCGGCATGatcttcaccatcatcagcgtTGCAGCGCTTACTGGGCCGCCGCTGGCTGGAAAGCTGGTTGCGGTGGCTAATGGAAGCTATATCGGAGCTCAGATATGGGGAGGAGTTTGTCTCGT contains these protein-coding regions:
- a CDS encoding major facilitator superfamily domain-containing protein, producing MALTQPTTGLGSAEASSTEGDVTEGDFTLEPKIESKIETPGHNAQEMPAIEAQATADATSEPPPDGGLRAWLQIVAGHLVVFNTWGYIISFGIFQPYYMDMLNLPASAVSWIGSIQTCLLFLIGTFSGRAFDAGYTRTFLIIGFIMQGICQGLGCGLVFAPTIANMSTYFSKKKILALSAAACGGGTGGVVFPLIAQQLIPKVGFRWTVRVMGFVVLASSVIIISLMRTRLPPRKAGPLVDWSAFKELTYVLFAISMFITLWATYFAYYYARPYSIDRLDGSQSTSFNMLMIINAIGIPGRLVPAFLADRYFGAVNMFIPTILAAAICIFAWAGVNSITGDYIWVVFFGFFGAGIQGMFPATTAGLTKDLSKAGVRIGMIFTIISVAALTGPPLAGKLVAVANGSYIGAQIWGGVCLVVGALFLIGASWASQRELKKSKEQSISQE